From the genome of Candidatus Hydrogenedentota bacterium:
GCGCGGTTTTTTTCGACCGGCCTGCTGGGAAGCGGCGTGCTGGTCATCCTGTTCGGATTCAACCGTTACTTCTGGCTGTTTGTGCTGTTGTGGGGATTGAACGGGTGGTTCCAGAGCATGGGATCCGCGCCGTGCGGCGTGTCGCTGTCGCAATGGTTCAGCAACCGCGAACGCGGCACGCGGTACGGCATCTGGAGCATATCGCACGGACTGGGCGAGGCTGTGGCGTTTCTCGTCATTGCGGCCATCATCGCCTCGTTCGGCTGGCGGTACGGTTTTTGGGCCTCGGGAGGCCTCGGCGTTGTCGTGGCCGCGATTCTGTTCTGGACGATGGCGGATCGCCCGCGCACCTACGGTTTGCCCCTCGTGTCGGACTACAAGAACGATCACGCGCCCGATGCGCATCTGGCGAACGCGCCGGTCGGTCGGGTGCAATGGGAAGTCATCCGAAATCCCGTGATCTGGGTGTTGGGCCTGTCGAGCGCGGCCATGTATATTTCCCGGTACGGTATCAACAGTTGGGGCATCCTGTATTTGCAGGAAGACAAGGGATATACGCTGGTCGGCGCCGGCACGCTGTTGTTCGTGGCGAAAATTTCCGAAACCGCCGGCACCCTGCTCAGCGGGATCATTTCCGATGTCTTTTTCAAGGCGCGGCGGGGCGCCACCACGCTGGGATATGGGCTGATTCAAATTATGGGACTGCTGATCCTCTTTTTTTCGCCCACCAATTACGTGGCGACGCTCAATGAGGACTTGGCGGGGGAACTCCGCGCGGGACCCATCGCGCCGGTCCTGCGCTACGCGCTGGCCGAACGCCATGTCGCGCTGCGGGCCGATGCGGACCTGACCAAACAGACCGAAAAAGACCGCACGATATGGACAATCCGAAACGGCGGCTGGCCGCTGGGCAAGGACTACCGGATTCTGACCGACG
Proteins encoded in this window:
- a CDS encoding MFS transporter, whose product is MGVIGRVLDFYRTRPDQPIMADQAAIRREYEWRRWSVFLSITLGYGFFYVCRQAFSVAKKPMLEDGILNADQMGRIGSALLLTYAFGKLFNGFLADRSNIARFFSTGLLGSGVLVILFGFNRYFWLFVLLWGLNGWFQSMGSAPCGVSLSQWFSNRERGTRYGIWSISHGLGEAVAFLVIAAIIASFGWRYGFWASGGLGVVVAAILFWTMADRPRTYGLPLVSDYKNDHAPDAHLANAPVGRVQWEVIRNPVIWVLGLSSAAMYISRYGINSWGILYLQEDKGYTLVGAGTLLFVAKISETAGTLLSGIISDVFFKARRGATTLGYGLIQIMGLLILFFSPTNYVATLNEDLAGELRAGPIAPVLRYALAERHVALRADADLTKQTEKDRTIWTIRNGGWPLGKDYRILTDGGQLRLFRDNRLVHYIGLSLFGFGLGGLLVLLGGLIAIDLCPKRAAGAAMGFIGFFSYIGASVQDFVSGRLIQAGKMTVHGQVVHDFHAAYCWWLGAAIVSMLLYCTIWKAKPKE